Proteins from a genomic interval of uncultured Desulfuromusa sp.:
- a CDS encoding UvrD-helicase domain-containing protein, with protein MTDLLHALNEPQQQAVLHEDGPLLLLAGAGSGKTRALTHRVAYLICERGVPAWQIMAVTFTNKAAAEMRERLEALLGQGEQPWISTFHSSCARILRQEIHHLGYSRDFSIYDDQDQLRLLRDLLKSSKISEKVLKPRAAASFIDRAKNQGLFPESLDDIRADERLLAELYGQYQQQLKAANAVDFGDLILLTVQLFEEHSAVRERWQRRFSHLLIDEFQDTNRVQYRLMQLLMGPDTNLCVVGDDDQSIYRWRGAEVGNILGFDRDFSGAKIIRLEQNYRSTQTILQAAGGVVGHNSDRREKELWTDNPSGDLIHIEASPDDLDEARFVAGEVGRLQDQGFALRDIAVFYRTNAQSRALEEALRGSRIPYVMFGGIKFYSRQEVKDALSYLRILVNPNDSLAARRIINVPARGIGNTTVERIAVFEAESGGFLPACRLALQRNALKGAAAKRVTDFLTLIDDFTVRLERLPYPQLMAELIDASGYGPALKEEAEQALTGDGRQEAKGRLENLQQLLVGMEEHAATGGSVQDYLEQIALITDLDQYDASQQRVTLMTLHSAKGLEFPVVFMTGMEEGLFPHSRTGEMGEELAEERRLCYVGMTRAMAKLYLSYARRRRVYGTYQFNPPSRFLAEIPPELLTGSESDVEMPKRSTGEHNLASLADLVAGEESAPVVAAEATVTRKKASQEEGSVPEAGGLQLGTRVRHVKFGIGTVRRLEGSGDKQKVSVYFNSVGSKKLLLKFAGLMPV; from the coding sequence ATGACTGATTTGTTGCATGCGTTAAATGAGCCGCAGCAGCAGGCCGTTCTTCATGAGGACGGACCGTTGCTTTTACTGGCAGGAGCCGGATCGGGAAAGACGCGTGCTCTGACCCACAGGGTTGCCTACTTGATTTGTGAGCGTGGGGTGCCTGCTTGGCAAATTATGGCTGTCACTTTCACCAATAAGGCGGCTGCGGAAATGCGCGAGCGCCTTGAGGCTTTGTTGGGACAGGGAGAGCAGCCCTGGATATCCACATTCCATTCCAGTTGTGCCCGGATTTTGCGTCAGGAAATTCACCATCTTGGCTACAGCAGAGATTTTTCCATCTACGACGATCAGGATCAGTTGCGATTACTTCGTGATCTCCTCAAAAGCAGTAAGATTTCCGAAAAAGTATTAAAACCCCGTGCCGCAGCTTCATTCATTGATCGGGCAAAAAATCAGGGTTTGTTCCCCGAATCACTGGACGATATTCGTGCTGATGAACGCCTTCTGGCGGAACTGTATGGCCAATATCAGCAGCAGTTGAAAGCAGCCAATGCGGTTGATTTTGGTGATCTGATCCTGTTGACAGTGCAGTTGTTTGAAGAACATTCAGCTGTTCGTGAACGCTGGCAGCGGCGATTTTCTCATCTTCTGATTGATGAATTTCAGGATACGAATCGGGTTCAGTATCGACTGATGCAACTGTTGATGGGACCGGACACAAACCTCTGTGTTGTCGGTGATGACGATCAATCGATCTATCGCTGGCGGGGGGCTGAAGTTGGTAATATCCTGGGATTTGATCGGGATTTTTCCGGGGCAAAAATTATTCGTCTGGAGCAGAACTATCGTTCTACCCAGACCATTCTCCAGGCCGCAGGGGGAGTCGTCGGACATAATAGTGATCGGCGGGAAAAAGAGCTTTGGACCGATAACCCTTCGGGTGATCTGATTCATATTGAAGCCTCTCCTGATGATCTTGATGAAGCGCGGTTTGTTGCAGGAGAAGTAGGCCGACTTCAGGATCAGGGGTTTGCGTTGCGTGATATTGCGGTGTTTTATCGAACGAATGCGCAATCACGAGCGCTTGAGGAAGCTCTTCGCGGAAGTCGGATTCCTTATGTAATGTTCGGGGGAATAAAGTTTTATTCGCGTCAGGAAGTTAAAGACGCTCTTTCCTATTTACGCATATTGGTCAATCCGAATGATTCTTTGGCGGCCCGAAGAATTATTAATGTCCCTGCACGGGGAATCGGCAATACGACGGTTGAACGCATCGCAGTCTTTGAAGCGGAGAGTGGCGGCTTCCTTCCCGCCTGTCGATTGGCACTGCAACGCAATGCTTTAAAAGGTGCGGCGGCCAAACGGGTCACGGATTTTTTAACTTTGATTGATGACTTTACCGTTCGCTTAGAGCGGCTTCCTTATCCACAGTTAATGGCTGAACTTATTGATGCCAGTGGTTATGGTCCGGCTTTGAAAGAGGAGGCAGAGCAGGCTTTGACCGGTGATGGCCGTCAGGAAGCAAAAGGGCGACTTGAAAATCTGCAACAACTGCTGGTGGGGATGGAAGAACATGCGGCCACCGGTGGTTCCGTTCAGGATTACCTTGAACAGATTGCCTTGATTACCGATCTTGACCAGTATGATGCATCGCAACAGCGAGTGACGTTAATGACGTTGCATTCCGCCAAAGGGTTGGAGTTCCCGGTGGTCTTTATGACGGGGATGGAGGAGGGACTGTTTCCCCATTCCCGGACCGGTGAAATGGGGGAGGAGCTCGCGGAAGAGCGGCGTCTCTGTTATGTTGGAATGACCCGGGCAATGGCAAAGCTGTATCTGTCGTATGCGCGTCGCCGGCGTGTTTATGGAACCTATCAGTTTAATCCTCCAAGCCGGTTTCTGGCTGAAATACCGCCGGAACTGTTAACCGGTTCTGAATCAGACGTTGAGATGCCGAAACGATCAACTGGTGAGCACAACCTTGCATCTTTGGCAGATCTGGTTGCCGGGGAAGAAAGCGCTCCTGTCGTTGCTGCGGAAGCGACTGTAACGCGGAAGAAAGCATCACAGGAGGAAGGTTCTGTCCCTGAAGCCGGTGGTTTGCAGTTAGGGACACGAGTGCGGCATGTCAAATTTGGAATTGGTACGGTCCGCCGTTTGGAAGGGAGCGGAGATAAGCAGAAGGTGTCCGTCTATTTTAATTCGGTCGGATCAAAAAAACTATTGTTGAAGTTTGCCGGGCTGATGCCGGTCTAA
- the mtnA gene encoding S-methyl-5-thioribose-1-phosphate isomerase produces MSTCPIDDRVIRPIRFIAGQCQMIDQRLLPTEEVWLTYKTYQEVAEAIRTMVVRGAPAIGVAAAIGAWFGARDIETESSWEFFQQFEKICAVLAATRPTAVNLFWALERMKHFAQSNLDRSVMELKIGLEYEALAITQEDEKINRQMGQYGESLLADGARVLTHCNAGALATAAYGTALGVIRAAVEAGKNISVIADETRPFLQGARLTAWELQKDKIPVTLICDNMAGYLMSKGDIDCVIVGADRIAANGDVANKIGTYTVAVLAKEHNIPFYVAAPISTIDLSLNDGTQIPIEERDGREITHFKDLQLAPEGVAVCNPAFDVTPHRLVTAIITEHGIVTGDYQVELEKIVKRR; encoded by the coding sequence ATGTCAACTTGTCCTATTGATGACCGGGTTATTCGTCCTATTCGTTTTATTGCAGGTCAATGTCAGATGATTGATCAACGCCTGCTGCCGACGGAAGAAGTCTGGCTGACTTATAAAACCTATCAGGAAGTTGCAGAGGCCATTCGTACGATGGTGGTCCGCGGGGCTCCTGCAATTGGTGTGGCTGCAGCTATCGGAGCCTGGTTTGGTGCGCGGGATATCGAGACGGAATCGAGCTGGGAATTTTTCCAGCAGTTTGAAAAGATTTGTGCTGTCCTTGCGGCAACCCGTCCAACGGCTGTCAATCTTTTCTGGGCTCTTGAACGGATGAAACATTTTGCCCAATCCAACCTTGATCGCAGTGTTATGGAGCTGAAAATTGGTCTTGAATATGAGGCTTTAGCGATCACTCAGGAAGATGAAAAGATCAATCGACAGATGGGACAGTATGGTGAATCTTTGCTCGCTGATGGAGCCCGAGTGCTGACCCATTGTAATGCCGGAGCATTGGCAACAGCGGCCTATGGAACGGCACTTGGGGTGATCCGTGCAGCGGTTGAGGCGGGTAAAAATATTTCTGTGATAGCAGATGAAACCCGTCCTTTTCTTCAGGGGGCACGATTGACCGCCTGGGAGCTGCAAAAAGACAAGATTCCTGTAACCTTGATTTGCGACAACATGGCAGGCTATCTGATGAGCAAGGGGGATATTGACTGCGTTATTGTTGGTGCTGACCGGATCGCAGCCAATGGGGATGTTGCCAATAAAATCGGGACTTACACCGTCGCGGTGCTGGCAAAAGAGCATAATATTCCCTTTTATGTTGCTGCCCCGATTTCGACGATTGATTTAAGTCTGAATGATGGCACGCAGATCCCGATTGAAGAACGGGATGGTCGTGAAATTACTCATTTTAAAGACTTGCAATTGGCGCCGGAAGGAGTCGCTGTCTGCAATCCCGCTTTTGATGTCACTCCACATCGACTGGTGACGGCTATCATTACAGAGCACGGCATTGTCACTGGTGATTATCAAGTAGAACTTGAAAAAATCGTTAAGCGTCGTTAG
- the gatC gene encoding Asp-tRNA(Asn)/Glu-tRNA(Gln) amidotransferase subunit GatC, with the protein MKISQKEVEHVARLARLSIEPEGLQVMTSQMDAILGYVEKLNELDTTEIEPMAHAVPMSNAFREDEIQPVIGIERALQNAPASGENCFKVPKVIE; encoded by the coding sequence ATGAAAATCAGTCAAAAAGAAGTGGAACATGTTGCCCGGCTGGCTCGGTTATCCATTGAACCGGAAGGGCTGCAGGTTATGACCAGTCAAATGGATGCCATTCTTGGTTATGTTGAAAAACTGAACGAGCTTGATACGACTGAGATTGAACCTATGGCACATGCGGTCCCGATGTCGAATGCATTCCGGGAAGATGAAATTCAACCGGTGATCGGCATTGAACGGGCGTTGCAAAATGCTCCGGCATCCGGGGAAAACTGCTTTAAGGTTCCCAAGGTTATCGAGTGA
- the gatA gene encoding Asp-tRNA(Asn)/Glu-tRNA(Gln) amidotransferase subunit GatA, translating into MKFQNLTIQEMRQKLISGDLTSVALTRACLERIKATDNQLNAFITVCEEEALAAAAIADQQLAAGNGGLLTGIPVAVKDIFNTLDVRTTCGSKILDNYISPYDATAITKLREQGAIIVGKLNMDEFAMGSSSENSAAGVVCNPWDTERVPGGSSGGSAAAVAAGQVVATLGTDTGGSVRQPASHCGVVGLKPTYGRVSRYGVIAFASSLDQVGPVAGNVEDCAIMLGAVAGYDPADSTSVDCPVPDYLENLQQGVAGKKIGLPKEYFIEGLDPDIKQAVDAAIATYRQLGAEIMEVSLPHTDYSVACYYLIAMAEASSNLARYDGVRFGVRKESGDGLIGMYQQTRSAGFGDEVKRRIMLGTYALSSGYYDAYYLKAQKVRTLIRQDFHSVFEQVDFLLTPVAPTPAFKIGEKTDDPLQMYLSDIFTIPTNLAGTCGLSLPCGFSREGLPIGLQLIGQPFAEAEILQAAYAFEQATDWANKVPALSRDL; encoded by the coding sequence ATGAAGTTCCAAAATTTAACAATTCAAGAGATGCGTCAAAAACTGATATCCGGCGATCTGACCTCTGTCGCTTTAACCCGTGCGTGCCTGGAGCGAATTAAAGCGACGGATAACCAGTTGAATGCCTTTATTACTGTTTGTGAGGAAGAGGCTCTGGCTGCCGCAGCGATTGCAGACCAGCAATTGGCAGCAGGAAATGGAGGGCTGTTGACCGGTATCCCCGTTGCCGTCAAAGATATTTTCAATACCCTTGATGTGCGCACGACCTGTGGCTCAAAAATTCTTGATAATTATATTTCCCCTTATGATGCGACTGCGATTACCAAATTGCGGGAACAAGGGGCGATCATTGTCGGGAAGTTGAACATGGACGAATTTGCCATGGGGAGCTCCAGTGAGAATAGTGCTGCCGGGGTTGTCTGCAACCCCTGGGATACAGAGCGGGTGCCCGGCGGATCCTCCGGTGGCAGTGCTGCTGCGGTGGCTGCCGGACAAGTGGTTGCGACTCTGGGGACCGATACCGGCGGATCGGTGCGACAACCGGCATCCCACTGTGGCGTTGTTGGTCTCAAACCAACCTATGGACGGGTGTCCCGTTATGGTGTGATTGCATTTGCTTCATCCCTGGATCAGGTTGGCCCGGTTGCGGGGAATGTCGAGGATTGCGCGATAATGCTTGGGGCGGTTGCCGGTTACGATCCCGCAGACTCAACCTCGGTTGACTGTCCGGTTCCTGATTATCTGGAGAATTTGCAGCAGGGAGTGGCGGGAAAGAAAATTGGTTTGCCCAAAGAGTATTTCATTGAAGGGTTGGATCCGGACATCAAGCAGGCCGTTGATGCGGCAATTGCGACCTACCGTCAGCTCGGGGCCGAGATTATGGAAGTGAGCCTTCCCCACACCGATTACTCAGTGGCCTGTTATTATCTGATTGCAATGGCTGAAGCCTCAAGTAATCTGGCCCGTTATGACGGTGTCCGTTTTGGTGTCCGCAAAGAGAGTGGAGACGGTCTGATCGGGATGTACCAACAGACACGTTCTGCCGGGTTTGGTGATGAAGTAAAGCGTCGGATTATGTTGGGAACCTATGCTCTTTCCTCCGGTTACTACGATGCTTATTACTTGAAGGCGCAAAAAGTGAGAACCCTGATTCGTCAGGATTTTCATAGCGTTTTTGAACAGGTTGATTTTCTCCTGACCCCGGTTGCTCCGACCCCGGCTTTCAAGATTGGTGAAAAAACCGATGATCCTCTGCAGATGTATCTGTCTGATATCTTCACAATCCCGACCAATCTGGCCGGAACCTGTGGGTTGAGTCTTCCCTGTGGTTTCAGCCGGGAGGGGTTGCCGATCGGTTTGCAGTTGATCGGTCAACCGTTTGCCGAAGCAGAGATTCTGCAAGCGGCTTATGCATTCGAACAAGCAACCGACTGGGCGAATAAGGTTCCCGCGTTATCCCGGGATTTGTAA
- a CDS encoding response regulator has product MVEKERQFTLLLVDDNPTNVLLLVKIIEFDLPEVRVLTASSAVDGLALAEQERIDGAFIDVQMPQMDGLEMCRQLRLKPRTATIPLVLMTAHIASPEMRAEGLEVGAYDFISQPISNVEMLARIKVMLRLCQDEQRSVAQNQQLQQQLMDHTERLRWISGLLISGNGSLAEIDQQLLHHLAHELPDPANIDEKQFFEKLVTEFPLPWRKTLLKLSLLDGIPVSLGQKLSEIADVEAVFDYLSRHQLAFTEKLDGDGYLFLRPEVKNLLRERAKQNLTGDERQQVSIIAADWYSQRKDFAAALGLLISEKQYSAVSQVFSQAGLLLLNKNYPSRIAPLVEEIPSDVVKTCGWMSLFSGMNSLHQLSTDGDDWLELAYTHFQDKGDTRGVLLALTQQVYQAIFLGRSFALGLKRLKLFEKLASEQLADVDPVERLKISFVLGLAELFFAGDLNAVEKILKTSLAEAQQLQLPEQQVELNLLRSLLALQQGRFLVAHAALEHALFLSSEHGHLFSNSFLQVIACSLLYDSGQLDGLQQQLKMLSDDGGRDIRKNTGISALFGYETASLLLVYGDRQKALETVDIALLDGQSVNNIQIQSRLLQFRGWLKALSSQDPSALSDLEAGLKLRSEAGGEIYYIENLLIAGMTCFALEQFEQAGQYFNEGLVESEKYKEERFRTGLHAWLAITRARCRDVAGTAEHMGQFFECLKRRRVPFFLGFNRELIDELLPLISLNQQRIVLQPLLERHFLMSLDENNQQIPLLQVKGLGRFQLTLGRETFELNQVGVTSRQIFVLLIMAPNHSLSLEFMMGRLWPESPPSKARNSFDTAHSRLRRTMEKHFGASIKRHYLILEKGMLSLRHVQIDSVRFVEAMDLARYHMQREHFWQAEHALWAMERLWEGEFLSGYDFDGEVPLQRERLTQLRLEQLCLLAQLLQRRQQQEKAVKVLQSGLSIDPTHDAIISQLLLLYRHQQDSRAVGVLLENYRKALQHEEYEAEEIEELIEALGT; this is encoded by the coding sequence ATGGTCGAAAAAGAGAGACAATTCACTCTGCTGCTGGTGGATGACAATCCAACCAACGTGTTGCTGCTGGTCAAAATTATTGAGTTTGATCTGCCCGAGGTCAGGGTGTTGACAGCTTCTTCGGCAGTGGACGGTCTGGCTCTGGCGGAGCAGGAACGTATTGACGGTGCTTTTATCGACGTGCAGATGCCGCAGATGGATGGACTTGAAATGTGTCGGCAGCTACGTTTAAAACCCCGTACCGCAACGATTCCACTGGTATTGATGACGGCCCATATTGCCTCACCGGAAATGCGGGCAGAGGGGCTTGAAGTCGGAGCTTACGACTTTATTTCCCAGCCGATCAGTAACGTCGAGATGCTCGCAAGGATTAAGGTGATGCTGCGGCTGTGTCAAGATGAGCAACGTTCAGTTGCACAGAATCAGCAGTTGCAACAACAGCTCATGGACCATACCGAACGTTTACGCTGGATCAGTGGGCTCTTGATTTCCGGCAATGGCTCTCTTGCGGAAATCGATCAACAACTGTTGCACCATTTAGCTCATGAGTTGCCGGACCCTGCAAATATAGATGAAAAACAATTTTTTGAAAAACTGGTCACTGAATTTCCATTGCCCTGGCGGAAAACCCTGCTGAAGTTGTCCCTGCTGGATGGTATTCCCGTTTCACTGGGGCAAAAATTGAGTGAGATTGCAGATGTTGAAGCGGTTTTTGATTATTTGAGTCGTCATCAACTTGCATTTACGGAGAAGCTTGATGGCGACGGTTATCTGTTTCTCAGACCGGAGGTTAAAAACCTTTTGCGGGAAAGAGCAAAACAAAATCTGACTGGAGATGAACGTCAGCAGGTCTCTATTATTGCTGCTGACTGGTATAGCCAACGAAAAGATTTTGCAGCAGCACTGGGTCTGCTGATTTCTGAAAAACAGTACTCCGCTGTTTCCCAGGTATTCAGTCAGGCGGGTTTGCTTCTTCTGAATAAAAATTATCCTTCGCGCATTGCCCCTTTAGTCGAGGAAATACCATCAGATGTTGTGAAAACTTGCGGCTGGATGAGCCTGTTCAGTGGTATGAATAGTCTCCACCAGCTCTCGACTGATGGGGATGATTGGCTGGAATTGGCATATACGCATTTTCAGGATAAGGGAGATACTCGTGGGGTCCTTTTGGCGCTGACTCAACAGGTTTATCAGGCTATTTTTTTGGGCCGTTCTTTTGCCCTTGGACTCAAACGTTTAAAGCTGTTCGAAAAGTTGGCTTCTGAACAGCTGGCCGATGTTGATCCGGTTGAACGTCTCAAGATTTCTTTTGTGCTGGGGCTGGCAGAGCTCTTTTTTGCCGGGGATCTGAATGCGGTAGAAAAAATCCTGAAGACCAGTCTGGCAGAGGCACAACAACTGCAATTGCCGGAACAGCAGGTAGAATTAAATCTGCTTCGCTCTCTGCTTGCCTTGCAGCAGGGGCGATTTTTAGTTGCCCATGCTGCATTGGAGCATGCACTGTTTCTCAGTTCAGAACACGGACATCTGTTCTCTAACAGCTTTTTGCAAGTTATTGCCTGCAGTTTGCTCTATGACTCCGGCCAGTTGGATGGGCTGCAACAACAATTGAAAATGCTGTCTGATGATGGTGGTCGTGATATCCGGAAAAATACAGGGATTTCTGCCCTTTTTGGCTATGAGACGGCTAGCTTGCTGCTGGTGTATGGTGACAGACAAAAAGCATTGGAAACGGTCGACATTGCTCTGCTGGATGGACAGTCAGTCAACAACATCCAGATACAATCCCGATTGTTGCAATTCAGGGGGTGGTTGAAAGCTCTTTCCAGTCAGGACCCGTCAGCACTATCAGATCTCGAAGCCGGGCTGAAACTGCGCAGCGAAGCTGGTGGGGAGATTTATTATATTGAAAACCTGTTGATTGCAGGGATGACCTGTTTTGCTCTGGAGCAGTTTGAACAGGCCGGGCAATATTTTAACGAGGGTCTGGTTGAATCTGAAAAATATAAAGAAGAACGATTTCGCACAGGTTTGCATGCCTGGCTGGCGATCACCCGGGCACGATGCCGTGATGTTGCGGGAACAGCTGAACATATGGGGCAGTTTTTTGAATGCCTGAAACGGCGGCGTGTCCCTTTTTTCTTGGGTTTTAACCGGGAATTAATTGATGAATTGCTGCCATTGATCAGTCTGAATCAGCAACGAATCGTCCTCCAGCCTTTGTTGGAAAGGCACTTTCTTATGTCTTTGGATGAAAATAATCAACAGATTCCATTACTTCAGGTGAAGGGGCTGGGGCGATTTCAGTTAACATTGGGCCGGGAGACTTTTGAGCTGAACCAGGTGGGAGTGACATCCAGACAAATTTTTGTGCTCTTGATTATGGCTCCCAATCATAGCTTAAGTCTTGAATTCATGATGGGACGGCTATGGCCGGAAAGTCCACCAAGTAAAGCCAGGAATAGTTTTGATACGGCGCATTCCCGTTTACGTAGGACGATGGAAAAGCATTTTGGGGCAAGCATTAAACGACATTATCTCATTCTGGAAAAGGGCATGTTGTCACTGCGACATGTTCAGATTGATAGTGTCAGGTTTGTCGAAGCGATGGATTTGGCCCGCTATCACATGCAGCGGGAACATTTTTGGCAGGCAGAACATGCTCTATGGGCGATGGAGCGTTTATGGGAGGGTGAATTTCTGTCAGGTTACGATTTTGATGGCGAGGTTCCCCTGCAACGCGAAAGGTTGACACAGTTGCGGCTGGAGCAGTTGTGTCTGCTTGCCCAGTTATTGCAACGCAGACAACAGCAAGAAAAAGCGGTCAAGGTCTTGCAGAGTGGTCTATCCATCGATCCCACGCATGATGCAATCATCAGTCAGTTATTATTGCTTTATCGCCATCAGCAGGATTCTCGTGCTGTAGGGGTATTGCTGGAAAATTACCGGAAAGCTCTGCAGCATGAGGAATACGAGGCTGAAGAAATTGAGGAGCTTATAGAGGCGTTAGGCACATAG
- the gatB gene encoding Asp-tRNA(Asn)/Glu-tRNA(Gln) amidotransferase subunit GatB: MNSRYEVVIGLEVHVQLTTKTKIFCGCSTEFGQQPNSQTCPVCLGLPGALPVLNRQVVDDAIKAGLATNCRIAPHSIFARKNYFYPDLPKGYQISQFELPICEHGWMDIETEDLGAKRVGITRIHMEEDAGKLLHNEGNSSSVDLNRACTPLLEVVSEPDMRSSDEAIAYLKQLHQIVVYLGICDGNLEEGSFRCDANVSIRPWGQKELGTRSELKNLNSFRFIKQAIEYEVERQIDVIDAGEEVVQETRLFDPDAGISRSMRGKEEAHDYRYFPDPDLLPLQVSDEWIEKVRSSLPELPEAKLQRYQDEMGLPAYDAGVISAERPLAEYFEALVALYDKPKVCSNWVMGEVLGGLKEHNLTIGQCPVTPALLAGILQRIDDATISGKIAKTVFEEIWKSGKTADEVIAEKGLKQVTDTGAIESIVDEVIAANPSQVAEYQGGKEKMLGFFVGQVMKASKGKANPGMVNQLLKKKLKA, encoded by the coding sequence ATGAATTCAAGATATGAAGTTGTCATCGGTCTGGAAGTTCATGTCCAGCTGACAACCAAAACAAAAATCTTCTGTGGCTGTTCAACGGAATTCGGACAACAACCCAACAGTCAGACCTGTCCTGTCTGTCTCGGTCTTCCTGGGGCTCTTCCCGTTCTTAATCGCCAGGTGGTTGATGATGCTATCAAGGCGGGTCTGGCAACGAATTGTCGGATTGCTCCCCACTCCATTTTTGCGCGGAAAAACTATTTTTATCCGGATTTGCCCAAGGGGTATCAGATTTCTCAATTTGAACTGCCGATTTGTGAACATGGCTGGATGGATATCGAGACTGAAGATCTGGGCGCGAAACGGGTTGGAATCACCCGCATCCATATGGAAGAAGATGCGGGAAAACTGCTTCATAATGAGGGCAATAGTTCATCCGTTGATTTAAACCGGGCCTGTACGCCATTGCTGGAAGTTGTTTCAGAGCCTGATATGCGCAGTTCTGATGAGGCCATCGCTTATCTCAAGCAGCTGCATCAGATCGTGGTCTACCTCGGTATTTGTGATGGCAACCTTGAAGAAGGGTCTTTTCGCTGTGACGCCAATGTCTCGATCCGTCCTTGGGGACAGAAGGAGTTGGGAACCCGGTCTGAGCTGAAAAACCTGAATTCGTTCCGTTTTATCAAGCAGGCGATTGAGTATGAGGTGGAACGTCAGATTGATGTCATTGATGCCGGTGAAGAAGTAGTGCAGGAAACGCGGCTGTTTGATCCTGATGCCGGGATCAGTCGCTCAATGCGGGGCAAGGAGGAAGCCCACGATTATCGTTACTTTCCCGATCCTGATCTATTGCCGTTACAGGTTTCTGATGAATGGATTGAAAAAGTTCGCAGCAGTCTGCCTGAATTGCCTGAAGCCAAGCTGCAGCGCTATCAGGATGAAATGGGACTGCCTGCTTACGATGCCGGAGTTATTTCTGCTGAACGTCCTTTGGCCGAGTATTTTGAAGCTCTGGTTGCTCTCTATGATAAACCCAAGGTCTGCTCAAATTGGGTGATGGGTGAAGTTCTCGGAGGATTAAAAGAGCACAATTTGACGATTGGTCAGTGTCCGGTGACGCCGGCATTGCTCGCTGGAATCTTACAGCGCATTGATGACGCAACAATCTCCGGAAAAATTGCCAAGACGGTATTTGAAGAAATCTGGAAAAGCGGCAAAACTGCCGATGAAGTCATTGCGGAAAAAGGCTTGAAACAGGTGACCGATACCGGAGCGATCGAGAGTATCGTTGATGAGGTGATAGCTGCCAATCCATCCCAGGTAGCTGAATATCAGGGAGGCAAGGAAAAAATGCTGGGATTCTTTGTCGGTCAGGTGATGAAAGCCAGTAAGGGGAAGGCGAATCCGGGCATGGTTAATCAGTTGCTGAAAAAGAAATTAAAGGCATAA
- a CDS encoding Mrp/NBP35 family ATP-binding protein, with translation MSSCEGCSDGSCSINQQGNPQDEQFQMRQRLDKRMCGVKNKIVVMSGKGGVGKSTTAVNLALALVNQGKKVGLLDIDIHGPSIPKMLGLEGERPNADDAGIYPLEASGLKLMSIGFLLASTSEATIMRGPMKHGAIQQLLADVVWGDLDFLLLDCPPGTGDEPLSAVQLLGSGSSAVVVTTPQDVALTDVEKSISFCRELKLPVVGLVENMSGFICPHCGERSDIFKSGGARTLAEKTGISLLAQVPFEPLVVIGGDDGKPHVLGYPESATSLALHQVAMAVIESSLK, from the coding sequence ATGTCAAGTTGTGAAGGTTGTAGCGATGGTTCCTGCTCAATCAACCAGCAGGGGAATCCGCAGGATGAACAGTTTCAGATGCGCCAGAGACTGGACAAGCGGATGTGTGGAGTCAAAAATAAAATTGTTGTGATGTCGGGAAAAGGTGGTGTTGGTAAAAGTACGACAGCTGTGAACCTGGCCTTGGCTCTTGTGAACCAGGGGAAAAAAGTTGGTTTGCTGGATATTGATATTCATGGGCCAAGTATTCCGAAAATGCTGGGTCTGGAGGGAGAACGTCCCAATGCAGATGATGCGGGAATTTACCCTCTGGAAGCCTCTGGCCTGAAACTGATGTCGATCGGTTTTCTCCTGGCGTCAACCAGCGAGGCGACAATCATGCGTGGACCCATGAAGCATGGAGCCATTCAGCAGTTGCTGGCGGATGTTGTCTGGGGTGATCTTGATTTTCTGTTACTTGATTGTCCTCCCGGAACAGGTGATGAGCCTTTGAGTGCAGTGCAATTGCTCGGCTCTGGTTCATCTGCGGTGGTTGTTACCACGCCACAGGATGTTGCTCTGACGGATGTCGAAAAATCAATCAGTTTCTGTCGTGAGTTGAAGTTGCCGGTGGTAGGGTTGGTAGAAAACATGAGCGGTTTTATCTGCCCTCATTGTGGGGAAAGATCAGATATTTTCAAGAGTGGTGGTGCCAGGACTCTGGCAGAAAAAACGGGAATTTCTTTGTTGGCTCAAGTTCCCTTTGAGCCTTTGGTCGTTATTGGCGGAGATGACGGCAAGCCCCATGTTCTTGGATATCCGGAATCGGCTACCAGTTTGGCATTACATCAGGTGGCTATGGCGGTGATTGAATCCAGCCTGAAATAA